One segment of Nostoc flagelliforme CCNUN1 DNA contains the following:
- a CDS encoding SprT-like family protein, translating into MNIDNIRLKNIKTQQNIILQSIFNVVSNSTLKSTQTQQITQSLVKTVTAIEEICFNKQATPANLSRSSRQIYSWMKFLTDEVNLQLHLESTFRMQQIAKKMLIKHGQESVKLMIEFTIFALLYKGKRFGDAAHIIVNEGFINASEEVMTALVESALFGRNQDNTRLIRSFASCEEYSNVLLELDLIVEVIAENPQGKFYNLNELFDKLNCEYFAATLAKPRLAWSQIHTYRKFGHYEPARDRVVISLTLDNGSVPEFVSEFVLYHELLHKYHGTNWVQGRRMVHTREFRISESQFKLYEEASTWLEKLATGQSSKRRHF; encoded by the coding sequence ATGAACATTGATAATATCCGATTAAAAAATATTAAAACACAACAGAATATTATTTTGCAATCAATTTTTAATGTAGTATCGAATTCTACTTTAAAATCTACACAGACTCAACAAATAACACAAAGTTTAGTAAAAACAGTAACAGCAATTGAAGAAATATGTTTTAACAAACAAGCAACACCAGCAAACCTAAGTCGTTCATCGCGGCAAATCTACTCTTGGATGAAGTTCTTAACGGACGAAGTTAATCTACAACTTCACCTGGAAAGCACTTTTCGGATGCAGCAAATTGCTAAAAAAATGTTAATAAAACATGGACAAGAATCAGTAAAACTAATGATTGAATTCACTATTTTTGCACTTTTATACAAGGGTAAAAGGTTTGGTGATGCTGCTCATATTATTGTTAATGAGGGGTTCATTAATGCGTCAGAAGAAGTAATGACAGCATTAGTGGAATCTGCTCTTTTTGGAAGAAATCAAGATAATACACGACTAATTAGGTCGTTTGCTAGTTGTGAAGAATACAGTAATGTACTGCTAGAGCTTGATTTAATTGTGGAAGTAATTGCAGAAAACCCACAAGGTAAGTTTTATAACCTAAATGAGTTATTTGACAAACTAAACTGTGAATATTTTGCTGCAACTCTTGCCAAACCGCGTCTTGCATGGAGCCAAATTCACACTTACCGGAAGTTTGGGCACTATGAGCCAGCTAGAGATAGAGTAGTGATCAGTTTGACCCTTGACAATGGTAGTGTACCTGAATTTGTGAGCGAGTTTGTTTTGTATCACGAATTGCTGCACAAGTACCACGGCACAAATTGGGTTCAGGGCAGAAGAATGGTTCACACAAGAGAGTTTCGCATCAGTGAAAGCCAGTTCAAACTGTATGAAGAAGCATCAACATGGCTGGAAAAGCTGGCAACTGGCCAAAGCAGTAAACGGCGACATTTTTAA